From Arachis stenosperma cultivar V10309 chromosome 2, arast.V10309.gnm1.PFL2, whole genome shotgun sequence, one genomic window encodes:
- the LOC130960806 gene encoding putative disease resistance protein At3g14460, translating into MAEALVVGALVSGFANVVLDRLISREFVGLVVGKKLDRKLVDRLRTAILAAKALAADAEQKQFGHELVRKWLDSLKDALYTADDLLDRVFIKAQIHNKTRIHRPGFLDLSGRKMVTKIEEVIERIEDLEKRKDSLGLKEIPTGSSSWRPPSTSLVKGNLFGRDGDQQALIKMLHDNNDHQLSVISIVGMGGVGKTALARWLYNNEALMKEFDPKAWICVSENFDVVETTKNVIKEINSGDCSLDSFESLQQDLKKTLSEKKFFIVLDDVWSEDADMWNSFINPFQHGRKGSTILVTTRKVDVGRIVQHYNSYTLKQLSDDYCWSIFADNASFPESNGSSSELEGVGRKIVERCDGLPLAAETLGRLLRSEHRVEEWNKILLSDIWDFPVENCKIVPALLLSYHHLPTHLKRCFVYCSLYPKDHKLDKDKLILLWIAEDLLQPPRGQTLEEVGCKCFDDLASRLFFKQVDNHDEKYFVMHDLMHDLATFLAGGLYCRFSEFGEKKERSILTRHLLVDCSIRKETCSSSKIESLRTLLYINHGTRATLPCDILSRNKYLRVLSVHTLNIFPYSTAKKLIQLRYLDLSWSAIKILPESLCNMCNLQTLKLEGCSKLTMLPSSLGDLINLRYLDLTWSAVKILPESLCNLCNLKTLKLKGCSKLTMLPNGMYNLVNLRHLNIRGTPLKEMPKGMGKLKQLHTLSNFVVGKQDDNGMEELGGLLNLHGSLKIQKLENVVDGNEARRARIIDKKHVDEVLLEWSLSSGDDMVSNTHTDEEDVLQGLQPHRVLKVLRIKGYKGKMFPDWIAHSLYQNMTRVSLKSCMNCCMLPSLGQLPSLKSLRIERFDELKSIGKEFYKNEGDQHSSPIAPFPSLESLEFDKMSCWEEWHLPDSEAFPQLKSLEIRECRMLKGDMVNQVLKRIVSSSSDVSKVRQLEIGEGQHQKMRLDGDSLTIRGFESVTEYALKARIIHHLTSLQEIEISWCSSVVSLGGNCLPKSLQKLRIYRCSQIELLQQQQKYDLVDLQIEESCDSLTSLSLDAFPNLQNLEIFRCSNLESVSGSKPPHAALQSLTVYECPELVSFAGEGLAAPNLTHLRVTKCHKLEALPRGMNSLLPNLESLHIQGCPNICRSPEGGLPPNLKQLSVGGCKEQVRGLSWLGNLDNLTHLMILGDGRESRIKSYPEVGSLPRLPSLTTLYIKYFDNLETLECNELLRLTSLQQLHILSCHKLENMEGEKLPSSLLLLQLNGCGLLGNHCKNKHQQIWSKISHIPTIQVNGRQIF; encoded by the coding sequence ATGGCTGAAGCACTTGTGGTTGGAGCTTTAGTTTCTGGCTTCGCCAACGTTGTTCTTGACCGGCTCATTTCACGTGAGTTTGTCGGCTTGGTGGTGGGCAAGAAGCTGGACCGGAAGTTGGTTGACAGGCTGAGGACTGCTATCTTGGCTGCCAAAGCTCTGGCTGCTGACGCTGAGCAGAAGCAGTTTGGACACGAACTCGTTAGAAAGTGGCTTGATAGTCTCAAGGATGCTCTCTACACTGCTGATGACTTGCTGGACCGTGTCTTCATCAAAGCTCAAATTCACAACAAGACACGCATTCATCGTCCTGGCTTCCTTGATTTGTCTGGTAGGAAGATGGTGACTAAGATAGAAGAGGTGATTGAAAGAATAGAAGATCTTGAGAAACGCAAAGATAgccttggtctcaaagagattcCAACGGGTAGCTCCTCATGGCGACCTCCATCCACTTCTCTTGTCAAGGGGAATTTGTTCGGCAGGGATGGTGACCAACAGGCATTAATCAAGATGCTACATGACAACAATGATCATCAGCTGTCTGTGATCTCTATTGTTGGTATGGGAGGGGTTGGTAAAACAGCTTTAGCCCGATGGCTGTACAACAATGAGGCTTTGATGAAGGAGTTTGATCCGAAAGCATGGATTTGTGTTTCTGAAAATTTTGATGTTGTTGAGACTACAAAGAATGTTATAAAGGAGATCAATTCAGGTGATTGTAGTCTTGACAGCTTCGAATCTCTTCAACAAGATTTGAAGAAAACACTGTCAGAAAAGAAATTCTTCATTGTTTTGGATGATGTTTGGAGTGAAGATGCTGACATGTGGAATAGTTTTATCAACCCTTTTCAACATGGGAGAAAGGGGAGCACTATTCTTGTAACTACCCGCAAGGTAGATGTTGGTCGAATAGTCCAACACTATAACTCTTACACTCTCAAGCAACTGTCAGATGATTATTGTTGGTCTATTTTTGCGGACAATGCATCCTTTCCTGAATCAAATGGGAGCTCATCAGAATTGGAAGGAGTAGGTAGAAAGATTGTCGAGAGGTGTGATGGCTTGCCGTTAGCTGCAGAAACACTTGGACGCTTGTTGCGCTCAGAGCATCGTGTTGAAGAATGGAATAAAATACTATTGAGCGACATTTGGGACTTTCCCGTGGAAAATTGTAAGATTGTTCCTGCATTGTTGTTAAGTTACCATCATCTGCCTACTCATTTAAAACGTTGCTTTGTTTATTGTTCATTGTATCCCAAAGATCATAAACTTGATAAAGATAAACTAATCTTGCTTTGGATTGCTGAAGACCTTTTACAACCACCGAGGGGACAAACTTTAGAAGAAGTTGGTTGCAAGTGTTTTGATGATTTGGCTTCAAGACTATTTTTTAAGCAGGTTGATAACCATGATGAGAAGTATTTCGTGATGCATGATCTCATGCATGACTTGGCAACTTTTCTTGCTGGAGGTCTTTATTGTAGATTTTCAGAATTTGGTGAAAAGAAAGAGAGGAGTATTCTAACTCGTCATCTGTTAGTCGATTGTTCAATCCGTAAGGAAACATGCTCTTCTAGTAAAATAGAATCTTTGAGGACATTATTGTATATCAATCATGGAACTCGCGCAACATTACCATGTGACATATTGTCAAGGAATAAATACTTGAGAGTTTTGTCCGTTCATACACTCAATATATTTCCTTATTCAACAGCTAAAAAATTGATCCAATTGCGCTATTTGGATCTCTCTTGGAGTGCTATTAAGATATTGCCCGAGTCATTATGCAACATGTGCAATCTACAAACTTTGAAGTTAGAAGGCTGTTCAAAGCTGACTATGTTGCCTAGTAGCCTGGGTGACTTGATCAACCTACGCTATTTGGATCTCACTTGGAGTGCTGTTAAGATATTGCCCGAGTCATTATGCAACTTGTGCAATCTAAAAACTTTGAAGTTAAAAGGCTGTTCAAAGCTGACTATGCTGCCCAATGGCATGTATAATCTTGTGAATTTGCGGCATCTTAATATAAGGGGTACTCCTCTGAAAGAAATGCCAAAAGGAATGGGCAAATTAAAACAGTTGCACACTTTAAGCAACTTTGTGGTGGGAAAGCAAGATGACAATGGAATGGAAGAGTTAGGAGGGCTTTTAAATCTTCATGGATCGCTTAAGATTCAGAAATTGGAAAATGTGGTTGATGGCAATGAGGCAAGGAGAGCAAGGATAATAGATAAGAAGCACGTTGATGAAGTATTGTTGGAATGGTCTCTATCTTCAGGTGATGATATGGTTTCAAACACACATACTGATGAAGAAGATGTACTCCAGGGCTTGCAACCGCACCGTGTCTTGAAAGTGTTGAGAATCAAGGGATACAAAGGGAAAATGTTTCCAGATTGGATTGCGCATTCCTTGTACCAAAACATGACACGTGTATCTCTCAAGTCTTGCATGAATTGCTGCATGCTGCCTTCACTTGGACAGCTGCCATCTCTAAAGTCCCTCCGCATTGAAAGGTTTGATGAGCTGAAGAGCATTGGCAAGGAGTTTTACAAGAATGAAGGCGATCAACATTCTTCGCCTATTGCACCGTTTCCCTCACTGGAGTCATTGGAATTTGATAAGATGTCATGTTGGGAGGAGTGGCACTTACCTGACTCAGAAGCCTTTCCTCAGCTTAAGAGCCTTGAAATAAGAGAGTGTCGAATGTTAAAGGGAGATATGGTTAATCAGGTATTAAAGAGAATCGTTTCTTCCTCATCGGATGTTTCCAAAGTGCGCCAACTGGAAATAGGAGAAGGACAGCATCAAAAGATGAGACTTGATGGGGATAGTTTAACAATTAGGGGATTTGAATCTGTGACGGAGTATGCATTGAAGGCAAGGATCATCCACCATCTAACTTCCCTCCAAGAAATAGAAATCTCATGGTGTTCATCTGTTGTATCCTTGGGGGGCAATTGTTTACCCAAATCTTTGCAAAAGCTCAGAATATATAGGTGCAGCCAAATTGAATTACTCCAGCAACAACAGAAATATGATTTGGTAGATCTACAAATAGAAGAGAGCTGTGATTCACTGACCTCATTGTCGTTGGATGCCTTTCCCAATCTCCAGAATCTGGAGATATTCAGGTGTTCAAATCTGGAATCAGTTTCAGGGTCAAAGCCACCACACGCTGCTCTTCAAAGTCTCACCGTCTATGAATGCCCTGAATTAGTGTCATTTGCAGGAGAAGGACTGGCTGCACCCAACTTGACTCATCTCCGCGTCACAAAATGCCACAAGTTGGAGGCATTGCCACGTGGAATGAATAGTCTTCTCCCAAATTTAGAGTCTCTCCACATACAAGGTTGCCCAAACATTTGCAGGTCGCCAGAGGGTGGTTTGCCGCCTAACCTGAAACAGCTTAGTGTAGGAGGATGCAAGGAACAAGTGAGGGGTCTATCATGGTTGGGCAACTTGGACAACCTCACTCATCTCATGATTCTTGGTGATGGCAGGGAGAGCAGAATAAAGTCATACCCAGAGGTGGGTTCGCTGCCTCGCCTTCCCTCCCTTACCACTCTTTATATTAAATACTTTGATAATCTGGAGACATTGGAGTGCAACGAGCTTCTCCGCCTCACCTCACTCCAACAACTACACATTTTATCCTGTCATAAGCTGGAAAATATGGAAGGAGAAAAGCTGCCTTCCTCTCTCTTACTACTTCAACTTAACGGCTGTGGTTTGCTGGGCAATCACTGCAAGAACAAGCATCAACAAATTTGGTCCAAAATTTCCCACATCCCCACCATTCAAGTCAATGGCAGACAAATTTTCTGA